A genome region from Babesia bigemina genome assembly Bbig001, chromosome : I includes the following:
- a CDS encoding PROTEIN C20ORF43 HOMOLOG, putative translates to MGGDGGSIPGRIDLVRTSGYTFVRNLGGMGYSPNTQIKAADEHLTSSQIKDLRWKTCSLSQQPLSPPIVACRIGILYNKESVIEYILAKKPLVSMQHTKGLKDFKEVKFKVDPATRRFVCPLTCTEFTGSNRGVLIWKCGCCMSERAFKELMKGYKSQTDAQCPACNATFTYNPQVFDPQCTTLDPLSHDVVVVVPDTLEENYLRAKLMRRAKPAK, encoded by the exons ATGGGAGGCGATGGCGGGAGTATTCCCGGTCGAATCGACCTCGTCCGGACCTCGGGTTACACATTCGTCCGTAACCTTGGTGGCATGGGCTATTCGCCAAACACGCAGATAAAGGCAGCCGATGAGCACCTAACAAGCTCACAGATCAAGGATTTGAGGTGGAAGACGTGCAGCTTATCGCAG CAACCGCTCTCGCCGCCCATAGTGGCGTGCAGGATCGGCATCTTGTACAACAAGGAGTCAGTGATCGAGTACATCCTAGCCAAGAAGCCGTTGGTGTCCATGCAGCACACCAAGGGTTTGAAAGACTTCAAGGAGGTGAAGTTTAAG GTGGATCCCGCCACCCGGCGTTTCGTGTGCCCGCTGACCTGCACCGAGTTCACCGGTTCAAACCGCGGCGTGCTGATATGGAAGTGCGGCTGCTGCATGTCCGAGAGGGCCTTCAAAGAGCTAATGAAGGGCTACAAATCGCAAACG GACGCCCAGTGCCCAGCGTGCAACGCCACGTTCACCTACAACCCGCAAGTGTTCGATCCGCAATGCACGACGCTCGACCCACTGAGCCACGACGTAGTGGTTGTGGTGCCCGACACCTTGGAGGAAAACTACCTCCGCGCCAAGCTGATGAGGAGGGCCAAGCCGGCCAAGTGA
- a CDS encoding ribosomal protein L14, putative — MPLFTKFVEPGRLCLITYGPDAGKLCFIVDVVTNTRVLVDGAKVTGVERQQMPITWIKLTDTKITLCRGAKTGALAKAIESQDAINAFKQTPLGKRLEFAERRKNLNDFERFKLMIAHKERRRLIKKSTAARA, encoded by the exons ATGCCGCTTTTCACGAAGTTTGTAGAGCCCGGCCGCCTGTGCCTCATCACTTACGGCCCTGACGCCGGCAAG TTGTGCTTTATCGTCGACGTTGTCACCAACACCAGGGTTTTGGTGGACGGCGCCAAGGTCACTGG CGTCGAGCGTCAACAGATGCCCATTACGTGGATCAAGTTGACCGACACCAAAATTACTCTCTGCCGTGGTGCCAAGACCGGAGCTCTGGCCAAGGCTATTGAAAGCCAGGACGCCATCAACGCGTTCAAGCAGACCCCTCTGGGCAAGCGCCTTGAGTTTGCCGAAAGGAGGAAGAACCTCAATGACTTCGAGAGGTTCAAGCTCATGATTGCTCACAAGGAGAGGAGGAGGTTGATCAAGAAGAGCACCGCTGCTCGCGCCTAA
- a CDS encoding CDK5 regulatory subunit-associated protein 3 yields the protein MSPVELPYTQVINWVMARRKTPDDCHKRLLALEDMCKEFFNKHSNLPENVKQLRKHVQSEYTEWYEVLTEITEKLKEVEDAEKVNFLGQYTFEPLYEADKILRNFQKHNLQIVSYCQLLQKHVTYNVPSIKKSIETVNRELLDYKNRKADSTRKLNSGTAELRNRLKAYGINIEEFPFNKDFKVHLKVKLVEAIVNKNADATIENYRRTVELTQHIVSEILPVFVSFIRLHGMDGLYAAGDTMANVRQAAESGMTVVTSDESKGDAVEKPEQSEDASSDCVIQLVKDNDQIPLDEGKRRQIFETNLGNPAFRQLAMGEVLELRTFVKVRIDEMQNRSDSANYLFSQAGEKINACVQTPVSKYETYVKTLDEAVELLSGTEAMKALSLLKNRNELEKLAQVELDIFNRCCNEIEQQVSLEKRIETTSDALQKLAAELEAARETVRSTKAKLEKTAGDVMGEPLRIFGEVDEI from the exons ATGTCGCCAGTGGAACTGCCGTATACCCAGGTGATAAACTGGGTCATGGCCCGCAGAAAGACACCGGATGACTGCCACAAAAGGCTGCTAG CGTTGGAGGATATGTGCAAAGAGTTCTTCAACAAGCACTCGAATCTGCCGGAAAATGTCAAGCAGCTGCGAAAGCACGTCCAATCTGAGTACACAGAGTGGTACGAGGTACTAACGGAAATCACCGAAAAGTTGAAAGAG GTTGAGGACGCTGAGAAGGTTAACTTTCTCGGACAATATACATTCGAGCCCCTGTACGAGGCAGACAAGATACTGCGCAACTTCCAGAAACACAACCTCCAGATCGTGTCATACTGCCAGCTTCTACAGAAGCACGTAACCTACAATGTGCCGTCGATAAAAAAGTCAATCGAGACCGTGAACAGAGAG CTCCTCGATTACAAAAACCGGAAGGCAGATTCGACGCGGAAGTTGAATAGCGGCACAGCGGAACTTAGAAATCGGCTTAAGGCGTACGGTATTAACATCGAGGAGTTCCCCTTCAACAAGGATTTCAAAGTCCACCTCAAGGTCAAGCTCGTTGAGGCTATTGTGAACAAAAATGCCGATGCCACGATCGAGAATTACAGGAGAACGGTGGAGCTGACTCAGCACATCGTGTCCGAAATATTGCCCGTGTTTGTGTCCTTCATCAGGTTACACGGCATGGATGGCCTCTATGCCGCAGGGGATACCATGGCGAACGTTAGGCAGGCTGCGGAATCAGGGATGACCGTCGTGACCTCTGACGAATCCAAAG GCGATGCTGTCGAAAAACCAGAGCAAAGCGAGGACGCTTCAAGCGACTGTGTCATTCAACTGGTAAAGGACAACGATCAGATACCCCTTGACGAAGGAAAGAGACGGCAAATTTTTGAGACGAACCTAGGAAACCCTGCCTTTAGACAGCTAGCAATGGGGGAGGTTCTGGAGCTGCGAACCTTCGTCAAAGTCAGAATCGATGAAATGCAAAATAGGTCCGATTCGGCCAACTACCTCTTCAGCCAGGCCGGTGAGAAGATCAACGCGTGCGTACAAACACCGGTTTCAAAG TACGAGACGTATGTAAAAACACTGGACGAGGCGGTGGAACTGCTCAGCGGTACGGAAGCCATGAAGGCGCTCAGTCTCCTCAAAAACAGAAACGAACTGGAAAA GCTCGCACAAGTCGAACTGGATATCTTCAACCGCTGCTGCAACGAAATCGAGCAGCAGGTGTCATTAGAGAAGCGAATCGAAACCACTAGCGACGCA CTCCAAAAACTAGCTGCCGAACTTGAGGCGGCCAGGGAGACGGTCAGGAGCACCAAGGCAAAGCTGGAGAAAACTGCCGGCGATGTAATGGGCGAACCCCTCCGGATATTCGGAGAAGTCGACGAAATATGA
- a CDS encoding lysophospholipase, putative: MTTVETAEERKPRHAEVRSTMSHFRNKEGMLIRTYASIVSDAKGSIVLVHGNRCHYRAEFAAYNMNWYLDTFKIGEPQVDDIVAKELQAVYPRGADNLLRKASSKGEKGFDIDGQNFFDLSPRFVYEGSFINKLNELGYNVYGLDHQSHGMSEGLKGRRNYYLDLENIVDDVIQFIDIVKRGQFENTEERYTEGVIGGPSQIGKIYLAGISMGGFIVLRTAQKTAIYNQDNHMFVDGLIAFAPMCDLSSYTASLGRKIQLLVTKMLACCCPAATCMVPNDRIINNMNTFVRGQDPHFFNGKQCYGVILSLIAATKTLHKNYHLYPENLPTLVVHCDGDDTVSVKGSRELTGKILKDHKDLKYVELKGNVHCLTSVLYNENIMPHVSEWLARVNA, translated from the exons ATGACGACGGTTGAAACTGCAGAGGAAAGGAAACCCAGGCATGCCGAGGTCCGCTCCACCATGAGCCACTTCCGCAACAAGGAAGGCATGCTCATCAGGACCTACGCCTCCATTGTCAGTGACGCGAAGGGTTCCATCGTTTTGGTGCACGGCAACCGCTGCCACTACAGGGCGGAGTTCGCCGCGTACAACATGAACTGGTACCTAGACACCTTCAAGATTGGCGAACCGCAGGTCGATGACATCGTGGCGAAGGAGCTACAGGCTGTCTACCCGAGGGGCGCCGACAATTTGCTTAGGAAGGCGAGTTCCAAGGGTGAGAAGGGGTTCGACATCGACGGCCAGAACTTCTTCGACCTCTCGCCCAGGTTCGTGTACGAGGGCAGCTTCATAAACAAGCTCAACGAGCTCGGCTACAACGTGTACGGACTCGACCACCAGTCCCACGGCATGTCGGAGGGTTTGAAGGGGAGGCGCAACTACTATCTGGACCTCGAAAACATTGTCGACGACGTCATCCAGTTCATCGACATTGTCAAGAGGGGCCAGTTCGAAAACACCGAGGAAAGGTACACTGAGGGCGTCATTGGCGGGCCGTCCCAAATTGGCAAGATCTACCTCGCTGGCATCTCCATGGGCGGCTTCATTGTGCTCAGGACCGCGCAAAAGACGGCCATATACAACCAGGACAACCACATGTTCGTCGACGGGTTGATCGCGTTCGCGCCCATGTGCGACCTCTCCTCCTACACCGCAAGCCTCGGCAGGAAGATACAGCTGCTCGTCACCAAGATGCTGGCCTGCTGCTGTCCCGCCGCAACGTGCATGGTACCCAACGATAGGATAATCAACAACATGAACACCTTCGTCAGGGGACAG GATCCGCACTTCTTCAATGGCAAGCAGTGCTACGGCGTTATTCTGAGTCTGATTGCCGCCACCAAGACGTTGCACAAAAACTACCATTTGTACCCGGAAAACCTGCCTACGCTCGTCGTCCACTGTGATGGAGACGACACGGTTTCGGTTAAG GGTTCCCGTGAGCTCACCGGCAAGATCCTGAAGGACCACAAGGACCTGAAATATGTCGAGCTCAAAGGAAATGTACACTGCCTCACCTCCGTCCTCTACAACGAAAACATTATGCCCCATGTATCCGAGTGGCTCGCTAGGGTGAACGCGTGA
- a CDS encoding PHD FINGER PROTEIN, putative — MNVRETAQSTATDLGCSFEGFLLSHYEEIYHERRLPCVVCKKMAPSSYVYDGQSIDCHGKCLAFVLFYYFMHFYDVAAPAQSREAGEMPNLTKLYKMPFQLLNATEYKRHCVFCGARSAFFKCSSENCLNHYHLSCNTNATIVVHHGKTDSKKPCYRFLFCQVHMNSYEVDLVNCRFNSKISLLEEYELLKKGTVPIKDPTPAEPPTPIPSPVSTSVTTRGATKVQSHLKLERVEKKQAVVKGAVVTRRMDESKMPRTSSHEARTDTTNINVTQSQEKFGHSKDYIACLLNEYGVLKRHGYQKNTKKFDWWPYEVLFSKIGPDLFSNIAPLNSGLVELYKDLRSVLVFNKCVESVMDLRKVALECEPCVMNITGSIASQLKLDANPASLQGSPTSRSLPAPTHVPYDVNVESMQQVLYGQNAHLAPGMNLNISQNNEESPLQLGFCQLVGHKTHRPTFVLAKFGSQSVWLSAAHVKSRRDGTTKLVLLDYIHTGSLEYEYLRRVLKSIYCPQSHLMAIPVLMPPEVDEAGETYPEVETINLSGFCWDLKPSVTAYLKNRLVTSDAPVEEGGTAHDEALMEIIDTKEIEDNALFSDPVSSKQRCFVTNQANALVGVLKAVNKAIDEHKSKLHQSLMVEHAYSKRLHEDKSLVEQYTKVATRMNRWSHFRRSIMQAVETFNNFLLHESRADDQQNKNEKVKAETVKDTTDKEFCSVCLMAEPAQKQMMHQCSRCFIRVHFKCYVSYKPTTVEPVHGTVKSEETVHDWFCDPCEYEVLMNANSRAATCNNAVCCVCYSSGGALKRVSEHAAKRNAPSMPVKWVHLHCAALLMPKVTCHDWVDLNKWDLRNSNASTTEKCSICTVSGGIMLHCARPGCNNKFHTTCAWVGGGYVVESPLHNATDLPGMVRNTLTFNELFPALSLRMLCAEHTAERFGDRAVTALMRRRCYAYTHYQYSPQNTNNDMKNAILPLKPCPSHIIVTRNGAMHSTPMESIRPKEEVLAPEPTTFEMVTKQRKLPMAHSVHDVMPTTASHGVVMNSHHPGMMMVSTTPSVMMNYPHGMMVNTAPSMIVNGGQHMLVNGGQHMVVNTGHHMMMGGGHPMMMNPHHPSMMNTQHTMMPTGMRKPTMAPLVYGTHNAYMNEQPRYGVSAIASHLSGGGYKQPMSHTNVNHMEVPMQHVMMPYVAPVTAVPINGGMLPVAQHPQYHHNGYQQPVQMVPKYWNPRLNQMQYKEQQPPPDNPYVGVGGMGYMEQ, encoded by the exons ATGAACGTTAGGGAGACTGCGCAGTCGACAGCCACAGATCTCGGGTGCTCTTTCGAAGGATTCCTCCTCTCTCACTATGAAGAGATCTACCATGAGAGGAGGCTGCCCTGCGTGGTATGCAAGAAGATGGCACCGTCGTCGTACGTCTACGATGGACAGAGCATCGACTGCCATGGCAAGTGCCTCGCATTTGTCCTCTTCTACTACTTCATGCATTTCTACGATGTCGCTGCTCCGGCGCAATCGCGGGAAGCGGGCGAAATGCCAAACCTTACGAAGCTGTACAAGATGCCGTTCCAACTGCTCAACGCCACCGAGTACAAAAGGCACTGCGTCTTCTGTGGAGCGAGGAGCGCGTTCTTCAAGTGCTCTTCGGAGAACTGCCTGAACCACTACCACCTCAGTTGCAACACCAACGCAACCATCGTCGTGCACCACGGCAAAACGGACTCCAAGAAGCCCTGCTACCGGTTCCTCTTCTGCCAAGTACACATGAACAGCTACGAGGTGGACCTCGTGAACTGCAGGTTCAATTCAAAGAtatcgctgctggaggagtACGAACTCCTGAAGAAGGGAACTGTGCCCATTAAGGACCCGACACCAGCCGAACCGCCGACGCCAATCCCGTCCCCAGTCTCCACCAGCGTGACGACGCGGGGCGCGACGAAAGTGCAGTCTCACCTCAAGTTAGAGAGGGTGGAAAAGAAGCAGGCGGTCGTCAAAGGGGCCGTTGTGACCCGCAGGATGGATGAATCTAAGATGCCCAGAACGTCGTCCCACGAAGCGAGAACGGACACTACTAATATTAACGTAACGCAGTCTCAAGAAAAGTTTGGTCATTCAAAGGACTATATTGCATGCTTGCTTAACGAGTACGGCGTGTTGAAGCGCCACGGGTACCAAAAGAACACGAAGAAGTTCGACTGGTGGCCTTATGAAGTCCTCTTCAGCAAAATAGGCCCCGATCTCTTCAGCAACATCGCACCACTCAACAGCGGCCTTGTTGAGCTGTACAAGGACCTGCGAAGCGTCCTCGTGTTTAACAAATGCGTCGAATCGGTGATGGACTTGAGGAAAGTGGCGCTCGAGTGCGAGCCTTGCGTGATGAACATCACGGGTTCCATCGCATCGCAGCTAAAACTAGACGCGAATCCCGCATCGCTGCAAGGTAGCCCAACTTCAAGGTCGCTTCCGGCGCCGACACACGTGCCGTATGATGTGAACGTGGAGAGTATGCAGCAGGTGCTGTATGGTCAGAACGCCCACCTCGCCCCCGGAATGAACCTTAATATATCGCAGAACAATGAAGAGTCCCCTTTGCAACTGGGATTTTGCCAGCTTGTAGGGCACAAGACCCACAGGCCAACGTTCGTTTTGGCGAAATTCGGAAGCCAATCGGTGTGGCTGTCGGCAGCCCACGTCAAATCGAGACGGGACGGGACAACGAAGTTGGTTTTACTGGATTACATCCACACGGGATCGCTAGAGTACGAGTACTTGAGAAGAGTCTTGAAGTCGATATATTGCCCACAATCGCATTTAATGGCCATACCCGTGCTGATGCCCCCAGAAGTTGACGAGGCTGGCGAAACATACCCCGAAGTGgaaaccatcaacttgagTGGGTTCTGCTGGGACCTCAAGCCGTCGGTGACTGCATACTTGAAAAACAGGCTCGTAACGTCGGACGCCCCCGTTGAGGAGGGCGGAACCGCCCATGACGAGGCACTCATGGAGATTATAGACACCAAGGAGATTGAAGACAATGCCCTGTTCAGTGATCCCGTATCCTCGAAACAGCGGTGCTTCGTCACTAATCAGGCGAATGCGCTCGTGGGAGTGTTGAAGGCGGTGAACAAGGCAATAGACGAGCACAAGTCAAAGCTGCACCAGAGTCTGATGGTTGAACACGCGTACAGCAAAAGGTTACACGAGGACAAGTCGCTGGTGGAACAGTACACGAAAGTAGCGACGCGTATGAACAGGTGGTCCCACTTCAGGCGCTCGATAATGCAGGCTGTCGAGACATTCAACAACTTCCTGCTCCACGAGTCCAGGGCGGATGACCAGCAGAACAAAAACGAGAAAGTGAAGGCGGAGACGGTAAAGGATACCACGGACAAGGAGTTTTGCTCGGTGTGTCTAATGGCGGAACCCGCGCAAAAGCAGATGATGCATCAATGCAGCCGCTGTTTCATACGCGTGCACTTCAAGTGTTATGTGTCGTACAAGCCGACCACCGTAGAGCCCGTCCACGGCACCGTGAAGTCGGAGGAGACCGTGCACGACTGGTTTTGCGACCCGTGCGAGTACGAGGTGCTCATGAACGCCAACAGCAGGGCTGCGACGTGCAACAATGCCGTATGCTGCGTTTGCTACAGCAGCGGTGGTGCACTGAAGCGCGTTTCGGAGCATGCGGCGAAGCGCAACGCTCCCAGCATGCCTGTCAAGTGGGTACACCTCCACTGCGCAGCGCTGCTGATGCCAAAAGTCACGTGTCACGATTGGGTGGACCTGAACAAATGGGACCTCAGAAATTCAAACGCCTCGACGACGGAGAAGTGCTCGATTTGTACAGTCAGCGGAGGCATCATGCTGCATTGCGCCAGGCCAGGCTGCAACAACAAATTCCATACCACGTGCGCGTGGGTTGGTGGGGGTTACGTCGTGGAGTCGCCACTACACAATGCAACAGACCTGCCCGGAATGGTCAGGAACACCTTGACCTTCAACGAACTCTTCCCTGCCCTCTCACTTCGGATGTTGTGCGCGGAGCACACGGCTGAGCGTTTCGGTGATAG GGCTGTGACAGCATTGATGAGGAGACGGTGCTACGCCTACACGCACTACCAGTACTCTCCACAGAACACCAATAACGACATGAAGAACGCGATCCTGCCTCTGAAGCCGTGCCCCAGccacatcatcgtcaccaGAAACGGTGCCATGCACTCGACTCCCATGGAGAGCATCCGCCCCAAGGAGGAGGTGCTGGCGCCAGAGCCCACGACGTTCGAGATGGTCACTAAGCAGAGAAAGTTGCCCATGGCCCACTCAGTACACGATGTGATGCCCACTACGGCCTCGCACGGGGTTGTAATGAACTCCCACCACCCAGGGATGATGATGGTCAGCACCACCCCCAGTGTTATGATGAATTACCCGCACGGGATGATGGTTAACACCGCGCCGAGCATGATAGTCAACGGCGGGCAGCACATGCTCGTGAATGGCGGCCAGCACATGGTCGTCAACACGGGGCACCATATGATGATGGGCGGCGGTCAcccgatgatgatgaaccCGCACCACCCGAGCATGATGAACACCCAACACACGATGATGCCAACCGGTATGAGGAAGCCCACGATGGCGCCGCTCGTTTACGGTACCCACAACGCGTACATGAACGAACAGCCGCGATACGGGGTAAGCGCCATCGCCTCGCACCTATCGGGGGGCGGCTACAAGCAGCCCATGTCCCACACCAACGTGAACCACATGGAGGTGCCGATGCAACACGTCATGATGCCATACGTCGCGCCCGTGACCGCCGTACCCATAAATGGCGGGATGTTGCCAGTCGCCCAGCACCCGCAGTACCATCATAACGGATATCAGCAGCCTGTGCAAATGGTTCCCAAGTACTGGAACCCGCGGCTAAACCAAATGCAGTACAAGGAGCAGCAACCGCCGCCCGACAACCCGTATGTGGGCGTCGGAGGCATGGGATACATGGAGCAGTGA
- a CDS encoding SNARE protein, putative, with the protein MSYEGESGWLIEVDPMPVYEKKSSDVQGNTRSTGALHMASTSTGLSEDGDSSPDATAPLDGKKSMQEYIAEISQLNSAIDEFSKIIQTLALFKYYIRNRKGNTNLEELHKRFNSFSVKCANKVRVIQQHVNTINRDNHDAMSHREKLGFSYADLRARFNMHDASVNRLKTLMETYQSVIKEYTAAAKSIDDASQAAAVANSAPAAVTVAQSLPECNEEALIDELKSKSKDIMTLEKNAKDLNQLFTELNMTIKKRGENIYNLEQQILLSAEQIDKGKEDMALALKARGGQGIYWVCVLIAAATCLLLIPSHIRSAVFRTQ; encoded by the exons aTGTCGTACGAAGGCGAGAGTGGCTGGCTTATTGAGGTGGATCCGATGCCCGTGTATGAGAAAAAGTCTTCCGACGTACAAGGCAACACTCGCAGCACGGGGGCGCTCCACATGGCCAGCACTTCCACGGGTCTCAGCGAAGATGGAGACAGTTCGCCGGATGCTACTGCGCCATTGGAT GGCAAGAAGAGTATGCAGGAGTACATCGCCGAGATTTCTCAACTCAACAGCGCAATAGACGAGTTCTCCAAGATCATACAGACCCTGGCGCTGTTCAAGTACTACATAAGGAACCGGAAGGGCAACACTAACCTGGAAG AGCTCCACAAACGCTTCAACTCATTCTCGGTCAAGTGCGCCAACAAAGTTCGAGTGATACAGCAGCATGTGAACACGATAAATCGCGACAACCACGACGCTATGTCGCATCGAGAGAAGTTGGGATTCTCGTATGCGGATCTCAGGGCAAGGTTCAACATGCATGACGCTTCGGTTAACAGGCTTAAAACGCTTATGGAAACATATCAGTCGGTGATAAAGGAGTACACTGCGGCAGCCAAGAGCATTGATGACGCATCGCAGGCTGCAGCAGTCGCGAACAGCGCACCGGCCGCAGTCACCGTCGCGCAATCGCTCCCGGAATGCAACGAAGAGGCGCTGATTGACGAGCTGAAGTCAAAGTCGAAGGACATCATGACGCTCGAAAAGAATGCCAAGGACCTCAACCAGCTGTTCACGGAGCTTAACATGACGATTAAGAAGCGCGGGGAAAACATATACAACCTCGAACAGCAGATACTGCTCTCCGCAGAACAGATAGACAAGGGCAAGGAGGATATGGCGCTTGCTCTCAAAGCCAGAGGCGGACAG GGCATCTACTGGGTGTGCGTGCTGATCGCCGCTGCAACGTGCCTTCTGCTCATACCCTCACACATCAGATCGGCCGTATTTAGGACACAGTAA
- a CDS encoding ribosome biogeneisis subunit NOP10, putative, with protein sequence MYLKYYLDADGKRVYTMANAGPNGEVTLTAHPARFSPEDKYSKQRIALKKRFNLLMK encoded by the exons ATGTATCTGAAATACTACCTCGACGCTGACGGCAAGCGTGTCTACACTATGGCG AACGCCGGACCCAATGGAGAGGTGACGCTGACTGCCCACCCCGCAAGGTTCTCACCCGAAGACAAATACTCAAAGCAACGCATCGCACTCAAGAAGCGTTTCAACCTTCTCATGAAGTGA